The Nisaea sp. genome includes a region encoding these proteins:
- the rocF gene encoding arginase, giving the protein MTDHRSCVLVGAPVQIGAGQPGCLMGPDAFRTAGLGRALESLGHSVEDLGNCTAATLPERSHPNKAIKNLTETAGWVETLTEAAYQAKQGGRTPIFLGGDHALAAGTLPGIAKAAKEEGRELFVLWLDAHTDYHDLNSTESGNLHGVPVAYFTGRDGFDSYFPPLEAPVKPENITMMGIRSVDPAEHRELLDQPIEVIDMRAIDEHGVNTLLKDFLARVEAADGIIHVSLDVDFLDPEIAPAVGTTVPGGATFREAHLIMEKLNDCGRVGSLDLVELNPFLDERGKTARLMVDLAASLFGRKVMDRPTRSF; this is encoded by the coding sequence ATGACCGATCACCGTTCCTGCGTTCTTGTCGGCGCCCCTGTTCAGATCGGGGCAGGCCAGCCGGGCTGCCTCATGGGGCCTGACGCGTTCCGCACTGCCGGGCTCGGCCGGGCGCTGGAAAGCCTCGGCCATAGCGTCGAGGATCTCGGGAACTGCACCGCTGCCACGCTTCCGGAACGCAGCCATCCGAACAAGGCGATCAAAAACCTGACGGAAACCGCTGGCTGGGTGGAGACGCTCACCGAAGCCGCCTATCAGGCCAAGCAGGGTGGACGCACACCGATCTTCCTCGGCGGCGACCATGCACTGGCGGCGGGAACCCTTCCCGGTATCGCCAAGGCCGCCAAGGAAGAAGGCCGCGAGCTTTTCGTGCTCTGGCTCGACGCCCATACCGACTATCACGACCTGAACAGCACCGAGAGTGGCAACCTGCATGGCGTGCCGGTCGCCTATTTCACCGGCCGGGACGGCTTCGACAGTTATTTCCCTCCTTTGGAAGCGCCCGTGAAGCCCGAAAACATCACCATGATGGGCATCCGCTCCGTCGATCCGGCGGAACATCGAGAATTGCTGGACCAGCCAATCGAAGTGATCGACATGCGTGCCATCGACGAGCATGGCGTCAACACACTGCTCAAGGATTTCCTGGCGCGGGTCGAAGCGGCGGACGGCATCATTCATGTCAGCCTCGACGTCGATTTCCTCGATCCCGAGATCGCGCCGGCGGTCGGCACCACCGTTCCCGGCGGCGCGACTTTCAGGGAGGCGCATCTGATCATGGAGAAGCTGAACGATTGCGGGCGCGTCGGCTCCCTTGATCTGGTCGAACTGAATCCGTTTCTCGACGAGCGCGGCAAGACCGCGCGCCTCATGGTCGACCTGGCCGCGAGCCTGTTCGGCCGCAAGGTCATGGACCGGCCGACACGTTCCTTCTGA
- a CDS encoding Lrp/AsnC family transcriptional regulator — MDAVDQKLIAALRRDGRAGISELAGTVGVSRATVRSRLERLERDGHVLGYTVVLRGDASEMPVRGIMLIEIEGRGTENVVRQLTGIGEVGAVHSTNGKWDLIAEIGAETLMDFDDVLRRIRLIEGIANSETNLLLATRRSARAARG; from the coding sequence ATGGATGCTGTTGATCAAAAACTGATCGCTGCGCTGCGCCGGGACGGGCGGGCCGGGATTTCCGAGCTTGCCGGTACGGTCGGGGTGTCGCGCGCCACGGTGCGCAGCCGACTGGAGCGGCTGGAGCGCGACGGACATGTGCTCGGCTATACGGTGGTGCTGCGCGGGGATGCGTCGGAAATGCCGGTACGCGGCATCATGCTGATCGAGATCGAGGGGCGCGGGACGGAGAACGTGGTGCGCCAGCTCACCGGCATTGGTGAAGTCGGCGCGGTGCACAGTACGAACGGCAAGTGGGATCTTATCGCCGAGATCGGTGCCGAAACCCTGATGGATTTTGACGATGTGCTGCGCCGTATCAGGCTGATCGAAGGCATTGCGAACTCCGAGACCAACCTGCTGCTGGCGACCCGGCGCAGTGCCCGGGCCGCTCGCGGCTAA
- a CDS encoding TetR/AcrR family transcriptional regulator: MSDLARPSKFDRDEAVDTAMEIFWREGYEACSVKALSERLGITRSSFYNAFGSREELFREALTRYGEQAPDRAFARDPASAGSVRRLITQTFRAACHARATDPDAKGCFSVKSVAELCNRDEALGPMLDEMIQANVARLERLLEFGKATGELSSGLDPHATALALKTVLVGLNVVCKVIREEDELWLSARTALKALDLFEEDTAA; the protein is encoded by the coding sequence GTGAGTGATTTGGCCCGCCCGAGCAAATTTGACAGAGACGAAGCCGTCGATACGGCCATGGAAATCTTCTGGCGGGAGGGCTATGAGGCCTGCTCCGTCAAGGCGCTTTCAGAACGTCTCGGGATCACCCGGTCAAGCTTCTACAACGCGTTTGGCAGCCGTGAAGAGCTGTTCCGCGAAGCGCTGACCCGCTATGGCGAACAGGCGCCGGACCGGGCTTTCGCAAGAGACCCTGCTTCAGCGGGCAGCGTCCGCAGGCTGATCACGCAGACGTTCCGCGCCGCATGTCACGCACGCGCCACCGACCCCGATGCGAAGGGCTGTTTCTCTGTGAAAAGCGTGGCTGAACTCTGCAATCGTGACGAAGCGCTCGGCCCGATGCTCGATGAGATGATCCAGGCCAATGTCGCTCGGCTGGAACGATTGCTTGAATTCGGCAAGGCGACCGGCGAGCTCTCCTCCGGGCTCGACCCGCACGCCACTGCGCTCGCGCTAAAGACCGTGTTGGTTGGCCTCAATGTCGTCTGCAAGGTGATCCGCGAGGAGGACGAACTCTGGCTTTCCGCCCGCACCGCCCTCAAGGCCCTCGACCTGTTTGAGGAAGATACCGCGGCCTGA
- a CDS encoding DUF1330 domain-containing protein: MTAFFVAVVAVKDPAKMQDYSKQAAETFKPFGGEMVMRGKAGAVLTGGDANHQATGIASFPSMQDLKAWYASDAYQAIIPLREEAADMTITAYDVPS, from the coding sequence ATGACGGCGTTTTTTGTAGCTGTGGTTGCAGTCAAGGACCCGGCCAAGATGCAGGACTACTCAAAGCAAGCCGCGGAAACCTTCAAGCCGTTTGGCGGTGAAATGGTGATGCGCGGGAAAGCAGGGGCGGTTCTGACCGGCGGTGATGCCAATCATCAGGCGACGGGCATAGCCTCCTTCCCGAGCATGCAGGACTTGAAAGCCTGGTACGCTTCGGACGCCTATCAGGCGATCATTCCGCTGCGCGAGGAAGCGGCTGACATGACAATCACCGCTTACGACGTTCCGTCCTGA